GAAGACGTTCACAGAAATTTTGAGGTCCAAACTTCCGGCACGGTGTATACAGCCTTCTTGTTCAATGCCAGTTCATTACCGAACACGACAGGAGATTACATCGTCCATATGGGGCCGCAAAACATCGGGACCGATTTCAAGGGTAGATTTTTCGTGCAAAAGAATGCCGAGGACAACCTTCGCTTCGGCCTCACGAAAGCGGGAGCGGTTGCTACAGCCGTCTGGACTGGCGATACATACGACTATGCTCTGAACACCACCTACCTGGTCGTGCTCAAGTATGTCATCAATCCTGGACCCACCAATGACGAAGTTTACATGTGGATCAACCCCACGATCGGCGCAACTGAGCCTGCACCGCAGATCACGGCAGCCGATGTGGCGGGTACTGATGCTGCCAATATCGGTTCCTTTGCCATCAGACAGGGTACATATACTCCCATCGCGCAAATTGACGGTATCCGGGTTACCAACGACTGGGCGATCCTCTGGAGCGGCGAAGCTCCTCCCACGCCGGAGATCATCGTCTCCGGCACTCCTGATCCCCTGGTCAACATTGCCGGCATCCCCTCTGAAGAGGTAAGCAGCTATCAGCTTAGCGGGCTGCATCTGACCGGCCCGATCACGATCGTAGCCCCCGCAGATTTCGAGGTATCGACCAGTTCAACCACTGGTTGGGACAGCACGATCCAGGTCGCCTCGACTTTCTCCGGCCCCATCTATGTGCGCCTGGTGGGAATTGAAGTGGGAACGCATGGCGGAAACATCACTCACAACAGCCCGGGAGCGGCCGAGCAAACTGTGTTCGTGGAAGGCGAGACCCTTGCTCCGGATGTCGTCTGGAACGTCGTCGCGAATCTGACTGCTTTCACCCAGGAAGAAGGGACCCCGTCAGCAGCTCAATCATACAGCCTTAGCGCCACCAACGCGTCCGCGGATATCATCGTGACCGTGCAAAGTCCCTTTGAACTCAGCACGACAGGCTCTGATCCCTGGTTAACCACGCTGACGCTTCCTTTTAACTTCAACGGCCTGGTGTATGTGCGGCTGAATTCCATGACAGCAGGGAATTTTAACGGATCGATCGTGCACAATTCCACGAACGCCAGCCCCTATGAAATTCCGATCTCTGGCACGACCAACCCGCCCGCCGGAGATTACGCGGTCGACCTCTTCTTCTCCGAATATCTCGAAGGAAGCAGCAGCAACAAGGCCCTGGAGATATTCAACGGAACCGGAATGGCAGTTGATCTGAGCGATTATAAGGTCGAGCTCTATTCCAATGGGTCACCCACGGCAGGAAACACTCTGGTTATGACCGGAATGCTTGCTCACGGTGATGTTTATGTGATCGCCAATGCGTCTGCCAACGCGGCCATACTCGCCGTCGCGGATGTCACCAGCACGGTAACCTTTTTCAATGGCGACGACGCGCTTGCCCTGATCAAGATCAGCACCGGAGAATACGTCGATATCTTCGGCGTGATCGGAAATGATCCCGGAACCCAGTGGACTGCCGACGGCGGCTATTCCACCCTGGACAAGACCCTGGTCCGCAAACCCACTGTAGTGCAGGGTGTTACTGTAAATCCCACCGGAACAGGTCCTGAGGCCTTTGTTACCCTGGGCACGGAATGGGATGTTTATCCTATCGATTCATTTAGTTTCCTGGGATATCACACTTTCTCACCCGGGACACCGCTGGCCGAAACTCCGGTCTTCGCTCCACAGGGGGGAGTATTCTATTCCCCGGTTAATGTGGCGATCAGCACCGCGACCCCGAATGCCACGATCTATTACACCACTGACGGAAGCGTCCCCAGCGATACAAACGGGTCAGTATATACAGCTCCTGTAATGATCAGCCAGACAACGACACTCAAGGCGATCGCCTACGCGGCCGGCTACACTCCCAGTGGTGTGGCAAGCGCTGAATACATCTTCACAACTGATGTGGCGACGATCGCGGCCCTGAGAGCCGGAACACCTGGTGTCATATACAGATTGACCGGCGTGGGAGTGCTCACTTTCCAGCAGACCTTCCGCAACCAGAAATACATCCAGGACAGCACAGCCGGAATTCTGATCGACGATCTTGCCGGTCACATTACCACCGCGTATAACCTATATAACGGCATCATCAACATCATCGGAACGGTTTCCGAGTATGGTGGAATGAAGCAGTTCACGCCGCTGGCCGATCCGGGGGCCCCATATTCAATCAACAACACAGTGATCCCGCAAGTGATCACTTTGGCTGAACTGGTGGCTAACTTCGAGAACTACGAATCCGAACTGGTCAAGATCACCAATATCACTTTCGATACGGCGGATGGGATAATCACCTTCGCCAACGGCATTATGTATCCCATGAACACAGGCACTATGAACTTCCGCACCACCTTCTATGATGTGGATTACATCGGAACTATAGTGCCAGTGGAGACCGTCAACATCATCGGACTGCCGAATTCCCGCTCTACCGAAGGCAACCTCTTCACCGCCCGGTTCCTCTCTGATTTCGAGCCTTACGTGGCATCCCTGGAAAGCCCTATGGTCACGATCACACGGATCGGCGAGACGATCTGGCTGACCTGGAACGACGTGGACGGAGCCTCCAGCTACAGGATCGAACATTCTGATGATCCGTTCACTGGCTACACGGAACTGGGAACCACTAACAACATCGAATACTCAACTCCCGCGACCACCAGGAAGTTCTACCGCGTGATCGCCATCAACTAAGCCAACATCCATAATGATAGCCAACCCGGGAGTTCGCTCCCGGGTTTTTGTTTGCTCCCCTTCCGCCCTCAGAACATCAAGCTGTTCCATTGGTAATTTCGCCCAACACATTCCCAATGTTGTTCGGGATGTGTTGGGTGAAAGTGCAACCGGAACAGCGGATACAAAAAAGGCCGGCCCGCTGGCCAGCCATTTATTGTTGGGTTTTGTCAGTGTTTATTTGTGTTCGCTTTCCTTGCAGAATTCGATCAGCACGCCCAAGCTTGATTTGGGATGCAGGAAGGCGATGTCGGCATGATGGGCTCCGGGCCGGGGTTCTTTGTCGATGAGCCGGATCCCGTTTTCCTTGGCTGTGGTCAATGCTTCGGGCAGGTCGTCGACGGCAAAGGCGATGTGTTGGATGCCTTCGCCCCTTTTTTCGATGAACTTGGCCACGGGGCTGTCTTCCGAGGTCGGCGCCAGCAGTTCGATCCTGGTGTCGCCGCAGGGGAAAAAGGCCACTTTAACCATTTGAGATGGCACTTCCTCTGTCCCTTCCAAAACCAGGCCCAGCTTTTCATAGAAGGCGATTCCCTCGTCCAGGTCCTGGACCGCGATGCCGATGTGGGAGATATGTTTGATCATGCTGGGAGCTCCTATTTACCGTATTTGGCGGCCAGGTCGAACCCCAGCTTCATGGCCTTGTGGTTGATCTCCACGAAGGCCGGCTTGACGGTCTCGGCGATGGATTGCTTGAGCGAAGCTTCCTTCACGATCCCGGTTATCTTGACCAGGAAGGCCAGCGAGAGGATGTTCGTCGTGATCGGGCTGCCCAGCTTTTCGATGGCGATCTCCGTGAACGGCAGCTCATAGGTGTTTTCCGCGGCCAGAGCAAGGTTTTTCACATAGGTGGTGTCGATGATCAGGATGCCGTTCTCGCGCAGGTCAAAGAGGTATTTGTCGCAGGCTTCCTGGGTGAGGGCCAGCAGGCAGTTGAAATTGGTGGCCTCGGGAAAATAGATGTCATGGTCGCTGATTATGACATCCGCGCGTGAAGACCCGCCGCGGGATTCAGGCCCGTAACTCTGGGTCTGGGTGACGCGGTATTTGTCCAAAACGGCTGCCCGGGCCAGGATAATTCCAGCCAGGATGAGGCCCTGGCCACCGCTGCCGGAAAGGCGCAGTTCATAGTTCTTCATTATGCTTCACCTCCCATGGCCTGTACCCGTTTGACCAAGTCGGCGTACTGGGCGCAGAATTCAGGCCGGACCTCCTTACGCAGGACACCGCGGACGATCTTACCCTCCAGCTTTTCCGGAGGAAGCTTGGCCACGGCGGAAAGAGGGACCGAGTTGTCTCGCATGTCCTTCATCATCTGCGGCGCTCCGCCTTTCTTGTTCAGGCGGCCGTAGATCACCGGACAGGCGCTGATGATCTCGATCAGGGCGAAGCCTGGATGCTCGATCGCTTCGGCGACCATTTTCTGGGTCTCCTGGGTGTGGAAGGCCGTGGTGCGTGCCACATAGGAAGCCCCGGCACCCATGGCCAGCTCGCAGACATTGAAATCCGGCTCGATGTTACCATAGGGCGCAGTGGTGGCGATCGCGTCGTGCGGGGTCGTGGGAGAGCATTGTCCGCCGGTCATGCCGTAAATGTTATTGTTAACCAGGATGACGGTGAGGTCGATATTCCTGCGGGCCGCGTGGATCAGATGGTTGCCGCCGATGGCGGTGCAATCCCCGTCTCCGGTGACCACTATCACCTTCAGATAGGGCTTGTGCAGCTTGACTCCGGTGGCGTAAGCTATGGAGCGCCCGTGCAGGGTGTGCAGGGTGTTGAAATCCACGTAAACAGGCATGCGCGAGGAGCAGCCGATGCCGGAGACCATGACAATGTCGTCGCGATGGATGTCCATGCCAGCCAGGGCCCGGATGACCGAGCCGAGTACGATGCCGTTGGAACAGCCGGCGCACCAGACGTGGGGGAATTTCTTGTCGTGGCGAAGGTAATCGTGAATGACGCGTTGCGGTATTGTGGCCATGATCAGATAACCTCCCTCAATTTGCGTAAGATATCTGTGGGTGAGATCAACCTGCCGTTCACCCTCTGGATCTTGATCAGCTTGCTGTCGCTGCGGTCTTTGACCAGGCGCTGGATCTCGCGCACCAGCTGGCCTTGATTGAGCTCTGGCACCACCACTATGTCCACGTCGCGCAGCATCTTGCGCACCGCGTCATCGGGGAAGGGCCAGATCGTCAGCGGGCGCAGGAGGCCCACCGGAATGCCTTCATAGCGGGCCATCGCCACCGCGGATTTGGCCGCGCGGGCGACTATGCCGGCCGCGAAAATGGCGATCTTGGCGTCTTCCATCTGATAGCCTTCGATCTGGACCAGGTCGCGGATGTTGTAGGTGATCTTCTTGCGCAGGCGGTCCATCATGTCTGCCGCCTCAGTCGGTTTATTGGTGGGAAATCCCAGCGCGTCGTGGGTCAGCCCCGTGACGTGGAACCTGTAGCCCTCGCCGTAACTGGCCAGGGGAGAGAGGTATTTCTGGTTTTCATCATAATGCTTGTACCAATGGGGCGGAACGGTTGGCTTGATGCGCGAGATCACGCGCACGTTGGCCATGTCCGGAAGCCGCACCGCTTCGCGCATGTGGCCCAGCACTTCGTCCAGCAGCAGGATCACGCAGGTGCGGTATTTTTCCGAAAGGTTGACGGCCCGGATCGTGAGTTCGTAGCATTCCTTCACACTGTAGGGATAGAGAACGATAGCCGGGCTGTCGCCATGGCTGCCCCAGCGTGATTGCTGCAATTCGCCTTGCGCGCAGCTGGTCGGCATTCCGGTCGAGGGCCCGACCCGCTGGACGTTCACCACCACGCAGGGCGTTTCTGTGATCTTGGCAAAGCCGATCCCTTCCTGCATCAGGGAAAATCCGGGTCCGGAAGTCGCGGTCAAAGCTTTGGCCCCGGCCAGGGAAGCGCCGGTGATTGCGCAGATGCTGGCGATCTCGTCCTCCATCTGGATAAAAACGCCGCCGCGCTTGGGCAATTCGGTGGCCAGGATCTCCGCGATCTCGGTGGAGGGTGTGATCGGATAGCCGGCAAAGAAATCGCAGCCTGCATCCAGGGCTCCATAGGCAACTGCTTCATTGCCCTGCATCAGGATCGTCTTGCGTTCGCGAACGGCCTGTAATTCCTCGAGCTTGGTCTCCGGTTTTGGTGTTCTGGCTTCTGGCGTGGGGGCAGGATTCGTAATTTTCTTGCTCTGTTTCATCATTATCATCCTGATCGGTCTTTGGCGCCGGTGATGGCAAAATCGGGGCACAGCCGGTCGCAGGTCTCGCAGTGAATGCATTTGTCTGGATTCGCCACATAGGGCGCGCCATCGGCTTTGCGTCCCAGGCATCCGGTGGGGCAGAAAGCGACGCAGATGCCGCATTTCTTGCACCAGTTGTAGTAAATTAACACGGGGGAGTCCTCATCGCCCGGTTCCTTGACTTCGGTGACTTCCACCTCCATCTTTTCCAGAGCGTCTTCCTCCCTGATGATCATGCCCATGCGGTCTTTTTCGACTTTTTTAGGCATCATTCCTCCAGGTTCTGTATATTATTAAAAGCATTTTATCTGTCAGGACCTCTTGGCCAAAACCTGTTTGTAGAATGTTCCCAGGCGTTTGCAGCCTTCACGGTTGTTCTCTTCGGATTCGTAGGAGAAGTTTAGGCGCATGGTATGCTGGCCCTTGCCGTCGCAGAAGAAGGAGGTGCCGGCAACGTAGGCCACGTTCTGTTCCTTGATGCAATCCAGCAGCAGTGCGCCGGTGTCGATGCCCTCGGGCCCGTAGGCCATCAGGAAGAGCCCGCCCTGGGGCTTAATCCAGGTGAATTCCTCAGGCATGAATTCCTGCAGGGAATCGAGCATCACTTTCTGCTTGGCTTTGTAAAGCACGGAGATATCCTTGATCTTGGGGGTCAGATAGCCCTGCTCGATGTAGCGGGCGGCGATGCGCTGGGTGAAAGGCGGGGTGCAGAGATCGGTGGCTTGCTTGGCGACCACGATCTTATCCAGGATGTCGGGATGCCCGACCACCCAGCCAATGCGGAAACCGGGGCAGAAGATCTTGGAGAAGGTGCCCAGCAGGATCACCTGTCCGGTGCCTTCCAGTTCATAGATGGTCCTTTGATCCTCGCCTTCGTAGCGCAGTTCGCGGTAGGGGCTGTCTTCCAGGATGAGGATGTCATATTTGTGGGCGAGGTCGATTATCTCCAGGCGGCGCTTTTCGCTCATGGTCATGCCGGCGGGATTTTGGAAATCCGGGATCACATAGATGAATTTTGGTTTCTTGCCCCGGGCGATGGCTTCCTTAATCCTGGCTTCCATGATCTCGGGAATTTCACCCTCGTCGTCCATGGGAATGCCAACCATGTTTGCGCCGTAGGAGTTGAAAGCGCTCAGGCCGCCCAGATAGGAGGGCAGGCCCACGATGACGGTGTCCCCGCGGTCGATGAAAATCTTGGCGATCAGGTCCAGGGCCTGTTGCGAGGCTGTCGTGATGATCAGGTTTTCGAGGCTGATATCCAGTCCGGACGCCTTGTAGCGGTTCACCATCATGGTGCGCAGCAGGGTGTCGCCTTCCGTGGGACCGTATTGCAGGGCCATGGCGCCTTCGTTGTCCATCACGTCCGCCATGATGCCTTTCAGTTCCTGGATGGGGAAGGTGGCCGGGTCGGGAAAGCCTCCGGAAAAGGAGATCAGACCGGGCTGGCCAAGAAACTTCAGAAGTTCGCGGATGGCCGAGCGGCGCATCCCGCGGATGTTGGTCGAGACGATGTCTTGCAAGTCGGTGATCATGATGATCCTCCCTCTATCTTATTTTTGTTCGTAGATCAATACTTTCTTGTTGGTCTTGCGCCATTCGCGGTAGGCGGATTTGATCTCCAGTTCCCAGACTATGCGCTTGTCGCTGTCCTCGAAGGTGACGATGTCCAGGTAGTAGGTGCGGTTGCTTTTGCCCATAAAGCTCTTCTTGGGAAATTCCACCACGATCTCGCCTTCGATGTTGAGGATCGTGATCTCGTTCAGAAAAACGCCTTCTGCGATCTCCATGACGGCCCGCGCTTCCACGCTTCCGGTCTGAACGTCGCGAAAATGTATGTTCATGAATACTCCAATTTTTGCTTGTTCCATTGTTAAAAAGGACGCTTTATTGGTCAAGGGATTTTTTGCCCGATGCGGGTCAAGCAAAACCCGCCGTTCACCCCAAAATTCGACCTGCTCAGATCAGCCCGGCCAGGAGCTCTTCTGCTATCACCTCGCCGAAGAATTCCTGCAGAGGCTGTTGTTTCAGGACCGCGAGCAGCGTTTCCGCGCGATGGGGCAGGCCGGTCAAAACCCTCTCCAGTTCAGCTGTGTCCCGGTTTCCGAAGAAATCACCGTAGATGCGGAGCCCGGTGATCAGGCCTTGGTGGACGTCGGTGTGAAATTCGATCGTGCCCGCGGCGCAGCGGATCGCTTGCACATGGTTATATTGGGGCGATTTGCCGAAATTCCATTCCCAGGTGTCGTATTTGCTTTCCACCAGCTTTCTGATCGCCTCCTCGTCCTCCGGGCTGAACGCGTATTCGCGCGCGTCCGGATAGAGTTTGAGCACCTGGGCCTGGATCAGCAGGATGAATTCCTCCAGCCCGATGGGATGGCTGAGGTGGTCTGAAACATTGGTAACCCGCTTGGAAACGGACTTCACGGCCTTGTCGTTGAACTTGAGCGGATTTGCTTTCAAGGCGGCGGAGAGGTCCGCTATCCGCGAGGAGAAAAGGATCGTGCCATGCTGCTGGACCTTGTCCCGGTACACCGCGCGGGCGTTGCCGGAAAACTTCATTCCCTTGATGGTCAGGTCGTTGCGCCCTTCCAGACGTGCCTCCACACCCAGTTCCCGCAGCGCGGCCAGCACCGGGGCGGTGTATTTGGCAAAGCCTTTTTCTTCGTCTGCACCGCGGTTCATGATGAAGCTGAAGTTAAGGTTGCCCAGGTCGTGAAACACCGTTCCTCCTCCTGTCAGCCTGCGCACCACGGGGATGCTGTGTTCCTGCACATAGCCGCAATTGATCTCCGCCAGCGTGTTCTGATGCCGGCCCACAATGATCGACGGCGCGTTGCGGTAGAGCAGGAACACGTCCTCGCTGAAGTTTTTGAGGATATATTCCTCGCTGGCGATATTGAAGGGGGCAAAGTGGCTGGGACTGGCTATGAACAGCATAAGTCGCTCTCGGTCAGAGCTTTTCCACCTCGGCCAGTTCGCTTTTGACAAAATCCACCAGCTCGCCGATCCGCGCTTCGGAGAAATCGAATTCTATTCCCGCGGCCCGGTAGATCTCGCTCACCGGCCTGGAATAGCCCAGATCGAGGAAATCCTGGTATTGGCGCAGGGCCCGGTCCTTGTTATGGCGGTAGTTCATGTAGATGGAAAGCGCGCCGAGCTGCGTCATGCCATATTCGATGTAGTAGAAAGGCACTTCAAAGATGTGTAGTTGCATCAGCCAGCGCAGGTGCCGGAAGTCTTCCAGCCCGCTCCAATCCAGGCTGGAAGAGAATCGGCCGCTGATCTGGAGAAACGCCTTTTTCCGCTCTTCCGCGCCGTGTTCCGGATGCAGGTAGACCCAGTGCTGGAAGGCGTCCACGGTCATGCACCAGGGCAGGAAAGACAGGGTCCCTTCCAGCTGCTCCTTTTTGGCCTTCTTGAGGTCGCTCGCGCTCTTGTAATACTCGTCCCAATGGTCCATGCTGAGCAGTTCCATGCTCATCGAGGCCAATTCCGCAACCTCGCTGGGAGTGTCGGCATAGGGGGCGAGCTGGATGTCCTTCATCGCTGCCGCGTGCATGGCGTGGCCGGATTCGTGGAGCAGGGTGACCACGTCGCCGTGCAGCTTCACGTGGTTCATGAAGATGAA
The genomic region above belongs to Candidatus Syntrophosphaera sp. and contains:
- the mce gene encoding methylmalonyl-CoA epimerase, translated to MIKHISHIGIAVQDLDEGIAFYEKLGLVLEGTEEVPSQMVKVAFFPCGDTRIELLAPTSEDSPVAKFIEKRGEGIQHIAFAVDDLPEALTTAKENGIRLIDKEPRPGAHHADIAFLHPKSSLGVLIEFCKESEHK
- a CDS encoding 2-oxoacid:acceptor oxidoreductase subunit alpha, which produces MIMMKQSKKITNPAPTPEARTPKPETKLEELQAVRERKTILMQGNEAVAYGALDAGCDFFAGYPITPSTEIAEILATELPKRGGVFIQMEDEIASICAITGASLAGAKALTATSGPGFSLMQEGIGFAKITETPCVVVNVQRVGPSTGMPTSCAQGELQQSRWGSHGDSPAIVLYPYSVKECYELTIRAVNLSEKYRTCVILLLDEVLGHMREAVRLPDMANVRVISRIKPTVPPHWYKHYDENQKYLSPLASYGEGYRFHVTGLTHDALGFPTNKPTEAADMMDRLRKKITYNIRDLVQIEGYQMEDAKIAIFAAGIVARAAKSAVAMARYEGIPVGLLRPLTIWPFPDDAVRKMLRDVDIVVVPELNQGQLVREIQRLVKDRSDSKLIKIQRVNGRLISPTDILRKLREVI
- a CDS encoding 2-oxoacid:acceptor oxidoreductase family protein, coding for MMKNYELRLSGSGGQGLILAGIILARAAVLDKYRVTQTQSYGPESRGGSSRADVIISDHDIYFPEATNFNCLLALTQEACDKYLFDLRENGILIIDTTYVKNLALAAENTYELPFTEIAIEKLGSPITTNILSLAFLVKITGIVKEASLKQSIAETVKPAFVEINHKAMKLGFDLAAKYGK
- a CDS encoding chitobiase/beta-hexosaminidase C-terminal domain-containing protein, with translation MLRKLLLVFSLVLGLGIVWAQGLETFENLTLTGTAYADGTFLGQDGSNWTYEQCRGDYEITAKAIMIGRNRTPQSNVYSGTISGGIGTISFDYSQAFSTTVNLNVLVNDVVVGNVTSLAQQGVILNSGPIVVNVPGDFVLKFINVNNSDGQVVIDNVAWTGYTATIPMISAIGTLEEFSAYTGTPSASQSYTLIGSNLTEGIVVTPPNGFAISTDDVTFYTTAQTLALDYNGPVYVRLTGSAAGSYSGNITHTSTGADQVDKAVSGTVSDPVPLISVTGNLSAFTTEVGTPSPAQSYTLAGQFLTANINIAAPAGFELSTDGSSYASNASVPPSFSGLVYVRLTGTTIGIYGGNITHTSSGATQVDLPVSGEVTDVVGPTIFMEENFNYTAGTLLTDNGWIAHSGAGTQPAVVGTTGLVYPNYPPASGNSAQTVFSGSAEDVHRNFEVQTSGTVYTAFLFNASSLPNTTGDYIVHMGPQNIGTDFKGRFFVQKNAEDNLRFGLTKAGAVATAVWTGDTYDYALNTTYLVVLKYVINPGPTNDEVYMWINPTIGATEPAPQITAADVAGTDAANIGSFAIRQGTYTPIAQIDGIRVTNDWAILWSGEAPPTPEIIVSGTPDPLVNIAGIPSEEVSSYQLSGLHLTGPITIVAPADFEVSTSSTTGWDSTIQVASTFSGPIYVRLVGIEVGTHGGNITHNSPGAAEQTVFVEGETLAPDVVWNVVANLTAFTQEEGTPSAAQSYSLSATNASADIIVTVQSPFELSTTGSDPWLTTLTLPFNFNGLVYVRLNSMTAGNFNGSIVHNSTNASPYEIPISGTTNPPAGDYAVDLFFSEYLEGSSSNKALEIFNGTGMAVDLSDYKVELYSNGSPTAGNTLVMTGMLAHGDVYVIANASANAAILAVADVTSTVTFFNGDDALALIKISTGEYVDIFGVIGNDPGTQWTADGGYSTLDKTLVRKPTVVQGVTVNPTGTGPEAFVTLGTEWDVYPIDSFSFLGYHTFSPGTPLAETPVFAPQGGVFYSPVNVAISTATPNATIYYTTDGSVPSDTNGSVYTAPVMISQTTTLKAIAYAAGYTPSGVASAEYIFTTDVATIAALRAGTPGVIYRLTGVGVLTFQQTFRNQKYIQDSTAGILIDDLAGHITTAYNLYNGIINIIGTVSEYGGMKQFTPLADPGAPYSINNTVIPQVITLAELVANFENYESELVKITNITFDTADGIITFANGIMYPMNTGTMNFRTTFYDVDYIGTIVPVETVNIIGLPNSRSTEGNLFTARFLSDFEPYVASLESPMVTITRIGETIWLTWNDVDGASSYRIEHSDDPFTGYTELGTTNNIEYSTPATTRKFYRVIAIN
- a CDS encoding 2-oxoacid:ferredoxin oxidoreductase subunit beta, producing the protein MATIPQRVIHDYLRHDKKFPHVWCAGCSNGIVLGSVIRALAGMDIHRDDIVMVSGIGCSSRMPVYVDFNTLHTLHGRSIAYATGVKLHKPYLKVIVVTGDGDCTAIGGNHLIHAARRNIDLTVILVNNNIYGMTGGQCSPTTPHDAIATTAPYGNIEPDFNVCELAMGAGASYVARTTAFHTQETQKMVAEAIEHPGFALIEIISACPVIYGRLNKKGGAPQMMKDMRDNSVPLSAVAKLPPEKLEGKIVRGVLRKEVRPEFCAQYADLVKRVQAMGGEA
- a CDS encoding PLP-dependent aminotransferase family protein; the protein is MITDLQDIVSTNIRGMRRSAIRELLKFLGQPGLISFSGGFPDPATFPIQELKGIMADVMDNEGAMALQYGPTEGDTLLRTMMVNRYKASGLDISLENLIITTASQQALDLIAKIFIDRGDTVIVGLPSYLGGLSAFNSYGANMVGIPMDDEGEIPEIMEARIKEAIARGKKPKFIYVIPDFQNPAGMTMSEKRRLEIIDLAHKYDILILEDSPYRELRYEGEDQRTIYELEGTGQVILLGTFSKIFCPGFRIGWVVGHPDILDKIVVAKQATDLCTPPFTQRIAARYIEQGYLTPKIKDISVLYKAKQKVMLDSLQEFMPEEFTWIKPQGGLFLMAYGPEGIDTGALLLDCIKEQNVAYVAGTSFFCDGKGQHTMRLNFSYESEENNREGCKRLGTFYKQVLAKRS
- a CDS encoding lipoate--protein ligase, with the protein product MLFIASPSHFAPFNIASEEYILKNFSEDVFLLYRNAPSIIVGRHQNTLAEINCGYVQEHSIPVVRRLTGGGTVFHDLGNLNFSFIMNRGADEEKGFAKYTAPVLAALRELGVEARLEGRNDLTIKGMKFSGNARAVYRDKVQQHGTILFSSRIADLSAALKANPLKFNDKAVKSVSKRVTNVSDHLSHPIGLEEFILLIQAQVLKLYPDAREYAFSPEDEEAIRKLVESKYDTWEWNFGKSPQYNHVQAIRCAAGTIEFHTDVHQGLITGLRIYGDFFGNRDTAELERVLTGLPHRAETLLAVLKQQPLQEFFGEVIAEELLAGLI
- a CDS encoding 4Fe-4S binding protein, with amino-acid sequence MPKKVEKDRMGMIIREEDALEKMEVEVTEVKEPGDEDSPVLIYYNWCKKCGICVAFCPTGCLGRKADGAPYVANPDKCIHCETCDRLCPDFAITGAKDRSG